A single genomic interval of Deltaproteobacteria bacterium harbors:
- a CDS encoding serine/threonine protein kinase: MSEAAFEPVRFGRYELEERLAVGGMAEIFRAKTRGAHGFAKTLVVKRILPHLAADSEFIDMFIDEANLMVRLDHPKVVQVLDFGEVDGQYYIAMEYVDGMDGLALLRRCAKRRCRPTTGISVHILADVLDALDYAHSLADEQGRNLGVVHRDVSPSNIFISRLGEVKIGDFGIARAAMRRGHTEAGALKGKYGYMAPEQVAGGVVDHRADLFAVGIVLAEFLMIRRLFYAKNDLEVLLQVRDARLDRLHKYGQRIPDELKQILESSLARDPSLRYQDAAAFRDALHRYLFDTRRMVRATDVRRFLERLMQDEGPITSQRPDSREVEVEAIRHSAMDAPVSLDDERPSMVGPPPQPVAAPPAPPPELARRTPPPLPKVEAVPPPAAGKPRPVASDALASPVLSEVAKGRPPEREVGTPAARRSASSLEQEIEAVLAAHPLPEGALELGELPLALHLEEEPTPVLARPSAAADEGREVVGRRRKIVLSPPAAQPPLPPGTNPTLDEPRLNTEEALAAVPELTASSTYASADYWSYSHLDDDLELPIVVDEAAAAEAEAAAGQRLSPLSAMAATAEADLRGELGRTSLFRVLFKLAVDEETGLLLLQERDRLKEIFLVDGDPQYVTSNRAEELFGQYLLGHGVISKGELSMALAMLPHFDGKLGDTLVALKLLRPMEVLRHLTHQVRHKLLEAFAWTEGTYAFFRGRHCESDSAPLGLDAFEIMGSAVDALSQDFLRARLEPFLDRRPRAAEMPAVPPEVFRLGPAPRQTFDQLDGRVSLRELLTRYDNPEQAQRAARLAYLLLETGLAES; encoded by the coding sequence GTGTCTGAAGCCGCTTTCGAGCCAGTGCGGTTCGGTCGCTACGAGCTGGAAGAGCGGCTGGCCGTCGGGGGCATGGCGGAGATCTTCCGCGCCAAGACCCGCGGCGCGCACGGGTTCGCCAAGACCCTGGTGGTGAAGCGCATCCTGCCGCACCTGGCAGCCGACAGCGAGTTCATCGACATGTTCATCGACGAGGCGAACCTCATGGTGCGCCTCGACCACCCGAAGGTCGTCCAGGTGCTCGACTTCGGCGAGGTGGACGGCCAGTACTACATCGCGATGGAGTACGTGGACGGGATGGACGGCCTGGCGCTGCTCCGCCGCTGCGCCAAGCGCCGCTGCCGCCCCACGACCGGCATCTCGGTGCACATCCTGGCCGACGTGCTCGATGCGCTCGACTACGCCCACAGCCTGGCCGACGAGCAGGGACGCAACCTCGGCGTGGTGCACCGGGACGTCTCGCCCTCGAACATCTTCATCTCGCGTCTCGGCGAGGTGAAGATCGGCGACTTCGGCATCGCGCGGGCAGCCATGCGCCGCGGACACACCGAGGCCGGCGCGCTCAAGGGGAAGTACGGGTACATGGCCCCCGAGCAGGTGGCGGGAGGCGTGGTCGATCACCGCGCGGACCTCTTCGCCGTGGGAATCGTACTGGCCGAGTTCCTGATGATCCGGCGCCTCTTCTACGCGAAGAACGACCTCGAGGTCCTGCTGCAGGTGCGGGACGCTCGTCTGGACCGCCTGCACAAGTACGGGCAGCGCATCCCCGACGAGCTGAAGCAGATCCTCGAGTCCAGCCTGGCCCGGGACCCCTCGCTCCGGTATCAGGACGCGGCGGCCTTCCGCGACGCTCTGCACCGCTACCTCTTCGACACCCGGAGGATGGTGCGCGCCACGGACGTGCGGCGCTTTCTCGAGCGGCTCATGCAGGACGAGGGGCCGATCACGAGTCAGCGGCCGGACAGTCGCGAGGTCGAGGTGGAGGCGATCCGCCACTCGGCGATGGACGCTCCGGTCTCGCTGGACGACGAGCGACCGTCGATGGTCGGTCCGCCGCCCCAGCCGGTGGCCGCTCCCCCGGCTCCTCCCCCGGAACTCGCGCGCCGCACGCCGCCGCCGCTCCCCAAGGTAGAGGCGGTGCCCCCACCGGCCGCCGGGAAGCCGAGGCCGGTCGCGAGCGACGCGTTGGCGAGCCCTGTGCTGTCCGAGGTCGCGAAGGGGCGCCCGCCCGAGCGAGAGGTCGGGACGCCCGCCGCCCGGCGGTCAGCGTCGTCGCTCGAGCAGGAGATCGAGGCGGTGCTGGCCGCTCACCCGCTCCCCGAGGGGGCTCTCGAGCTGGGTGAGCTGCCGCTCGCGCTCCACCTCGAGGAGGAGCCGACGCCCGTGCTCGCACGACCCTCCGCGGCGGCGGACGAGGGGCGTGAGGTGGTGGGTCGGCGTCGCAAGATCGTGCTCTCGCCGCCGGCGGCGCAGCCCCCTCTCCCCCCGGGAACGAATCCGACTCTCGACGAACCGCGGCTCAACACCGAGGAGGCGCTCGCGGCCGTACCGGAGCTCACCGCCAGCTCCACCTACGCCTCGGCGGATTACTGGAGCTACTCGCACCTCGACGACGATCTCGAGCTTCCGATCGTCGTGGACGAGGCGGCGGCGGCCGAAGCCGAGGCGGCGGCGGGGCAACGTCTGAGCCCCCTGTCGGCCATGGCGGCCACCGCGGAGGCCGACCTTCGCGGCGAGCTCGGGCGCACGAGCCTCTTCCGGGTGCTGTTCAAGCTCGCGGTGGACGAGGAGACGGGGCTGCTGCTCCTGCAGGAGCGGGACCGCCTCAAGGAGATCTTCCTGGTCGACGGAGATCCCCAGTACGTGACCTCGAACCGCGCGGAAGAGCTCTTCGGCCAGTACCTCCTCGGCCACGGCGTGATCTCCAAGGGCGAGCTCTCCATGGCGCTGGCCATGCTCCCGCACTTCGACGGCAAGCTCGGGGACACGCTCGTGGCGCTGAAGCTCTTGCGGCCGATGGAGGTCCTGCGGCACCTGACCCACCAGGTGCGGCACAAGCTGCTCGAGGCCTTCGCCTGGACCGAAGGCACGTACGCGTTCTTCAGGGGGCGTCACTGCGAGAGCGATTCCGCCCCGCTGGGGCTCGACGCCTTCGAGATCATGGGCTCCGCGGTGGACGCGCTCTCCCAGGACTTCCTGCGCGCCCGGCTGGAGCCCTTCCTCGACCGGAGACCGCGTGCGGCCGAGATGCCCGCCGTTCCCCCCGAGGTCTTTCGCCTGGGGCCGGCCCCGCGGCAGACCTTCGACCAGCTCGACGGCCGGGTCTCGTTGCGCGAGCTCCTGACCCGCTACGACAACCCGGAGCAGGCGCAGCGCGCAGCGCGGCTCGCGTACCTCCTCCTCGAGACGGGGCTCGCCGAGAGCTGA
- a CDS encoding DUF1844 domain-containing protein, whose translation MADERHDEGKGFTVRDRRGEEDAPAEPAAVSGGEPTSTPTASPLPAIDFSTFVLSLSTSALVLLGEAPDPEGNRQRDLPLARQTIDILGILEEKTRGNLTDDEQRLLADVLYDLRLRFVSTSA comes from the coding sequence ATGGCTGACGAGCGACATGACGAGGGGAAGGGCTTCACGGTGCGCGACCGCCGCGGGGAGGAGGACGCCCCCGCCGAGCCGGCGGCTGTGTCTGGCGGCGAGCCGACGTCCACGCCGACCGCCTCGCCCCTGCCAGCCATCGACTTCTCCACCTTCGTGCTCTCGCTGAGCACCTCGGCCCTGGTGCTCCTCGGGGAGGCCCCCGATCCCGAAGGGAATCGGCAGCGGGACCTTCCGCTGGCTCGCCAGACGATCGACATTCTCGGCATTCTCGAGGAGAAGACGCGCGGCAACCTGACCGACGACGAACAGCGCCTGCTCGCCGACGTGCTCTACGATCTGCGGCTGCGCTTCGTCTCCACGTCCGCGTAG
- a CDS encoding type II toxin-antitoxin system HicB family antitoxin: MQTYRIVVAHSSSSDAFVARAPELSGCEAEGATRGEAVANLEAAMADQLANMREQGLEAPVPIDEEPADGELRLKVSATLHRDLRFLAREEGVELETLLGEVLTRAADLLRGRGGRSARGPAPNREGRPREMGGPRYHDIMENRADFIEYVRSLDQGGGGRGPRPGGGRRGPGGGGRR, encoded by the coding sequence ATGCAGACGTATCGAATCGTGGTGGCCCATTCGTCGTCGAGCGACGCCTTCGTGGCCCGCGCTCCGGAGCTCTCCGGGTGCGAGGCGGAGGGGGCCACGCGCGGCGAGGCCGTCGCCAACCTCGAAGCGGCCATGGCCGACCAGCTCGCCAACATGAGGGAACAGGGGCTCGAGGCGCCCGTGCCGATCGACGAGGAGCCGGCCGATGGCGAGCTCAGGCTCAAGGTGTCGGCGACGCTTCACCGCGACCTGCGCTTCCTGGCCCGGGAGGAGGGAGTGGAGCTCGAGACCCTCCTCGGCGAGGTGCTGACGCGCGCGGCGGACCTGCTCCGTGGGCGCGGTGGACGGAGCGCCCGCGGCCCGGCGCCGAACCGCGAAGGGCGTCCACGCGAGATGGGCGGGCCACGCTACCACGACATCATGGAGAACCGCGCCGACTTCATCGAGTACGTGCGGAGTCTGGACCAGGGGGGCGGTGGGCGCGGTCCTCGCCCCGGCGGCGGCCGTCGCGGTCCGGGCGGTGGCGGCCGTCGGTGA
- the glgB gene encoding 1,4-alpha-glucan branching protein GlgB — MAALSNVGAGPELLGRSELVGPLLDGVCSNPHGILGAHPAQAGGVAGIVVRAYHPEAVGGRIELNGEVRPLGRLREGGLLGGFVPAGTFPVHPRIELELRDGGRCAYVDPYSFAPTVGELDLHLHAEGRHLRLYERLGAHPRVIDGVAGTAFAVWAPNARRVSVVGTFNDWDGRRHPMRQLGSSGIWELFVPGIGRGELYKFELKLPDGSLRTKSDPVALRAELRPQTASVVWGLGDYAWGDARWMEQRRDFDHRRRPMAIYEVHLGSWMRAPDRGNAWLSYRELAPRLVTHAVEHGFTHLELMPVAEHAYDPSWGYQTTGYFAPTARFGDPDGLRFLVDLCHQHGVGVILDWVPAHFPRDDHALRRFDGTALYEHEDPRQGEHRDWGTLIFNYGRNEVRGFLLANAAYWFDQFHLDGIRVDAVASMIYLDYSRSAGDWLPNRYGGRENLEAISFLQELNTMVYREFPGAFTVAEESTAWGGVTLPTYLGGLGFGFKWNMGWMHDTLSYFAKEPVHRSYHHDDLTFSMLYAYTENFILPLSHDEVVHLKGSLLGKMPGDDWQKAANLRLLLAYLYAHVGKKLLFMGGEFGQWAEWTHDHSLDWHLAEHPLHAGIQQLVKDLGRIYASHDALWAWDAEPRGFRWIDCHDRAQSVFAFMRHGPTSELVCVFNFTPVVRHDYRVGLPRAGAYRELLNTDGEGYGGANVGNSGWVQSEAVPWHGLPCSAAFTLPPLGALLLEAS, encoded by the coding sequence ATGGCTGCTCTGTCGAACGTCGGTGCGGGACCCGAGCTCCTCGGGAGGTCGGAGCTCGTCGGCCCCCTGCTCGACGGAGTGTGCTCGAACCCGCACGGGATCCTGGGCGCCCACCCCGCGCAGGCCGGCGGCGTGGCGGGGATCGTGGTGCGCGCCTATCACCCCGAGGCGGTGGGGGGCCGGATCGAGCTCAACGGCGAGGTGCGTCCCCTCGGGCGCTTGCGAGAGGGGGGCCTTCTCGGCGGGTTCGTGCCGGCCGGGACCTTCCCCGTCCATCCGCGGATCGAGCTCGAGCTGCGAGACGGCGGACGCTGCGCGTACGTCGATCCGTACAGCTTCGCGCCGACGGTGGGCGAGCTCGACCTGCACCTGCACGCCGAGGGACGGCACCTCCGGCTGTACGAACGCCTCGGCGCCCACCCGCGCGTCATCGACGGGGTGGCCGGGACGGCGTTCGCGGTCTGGGCCCCGAACGCGCGGCGCGTGAGCGTCGTCGGGACCTTCAACGACTGGGACGGCCGCCGCCACCCGATGCGACAGCTCGGGAGCTCGGGGATCTGGGAGCTCTTCGTCCCGGGCATCGGCCGGGGTGAGCTCTACAAGTTCGAGCTGAAGCTCCCCGACGGCTCGCTGCGCACCAAGTCCGACCCCGTGGCCCTGCGCGCCGAGCTGCGTCCGCAGACGGCGTCGGTCGTTTGGGGCCTCGGCGACTACGCGTGGGGAGACGCGCGCTGGATGGAGCAGCGGCGGGACTTCGACCATCGCCGACGTCCGATGGCGATCTACGAGGTTCACCTCGGGTCGTGGATGCGGGCGCCCGACCGAGGGAACGCCTGGCTCAGCTATCGCGAGCTGGCGCCGCGCCTCGTGACGCACGCGGTGGAGCACGGCTTCACGCACCTCGAGCTGATGCCGGTGGCCGAGCACGCCTACGACCCCTCGTGGGGATACCAGACGACGGGCTACTTCGCTCCCACCGCGCGCTTCGGCGACCCGGACGGGCTCCGGTTCCTGGTGGACCTCTGTCACCAGCACGGCGTGGGCGTGATTCTCGACTGGGTTCCGGCCCACTTCCCGCGGGACGATCACGCCCTGCGGCGCTTCGACGGGACCGCCCTCTACGAGCACGAGGACCCGCGCCAGGGCGAACACCGCGACTGGGGCACGCTGATCTTCAACTACGGGCGCAACGAGGTGCGCGGCTTCCTCTTGGCCAACGCGGCGTACTGGTTCGATCAGTTCCACCTCGACGGGATTCGCGTCGACGCGGTGGCCTCGATGATCTACCTCGACTACAGCCGCAGCGCCGGGGACTGGCTCCCGAATCGCTACGGCGGGCGCGAGAACCTGGAGGCGATCTCGTTTCTGCAGGAGCTGAACACGATGGTCTACCGGGAGTTCCCGGGCGCCTTCACCGTCGCCGAGGAGTCCACGGCGTGGGGGGGCGTGACCCTGCCGACCTACCTCGGGGGCCTCGGCTTCGGCTTCAAGTGGAACATGGGGTGGATGCACGACACGCTGAGCTACTTCGCGAAGGAGCCGGTCCATCGCTCGTACCACCACGACGACCTCACCTTCAGCATGCTCTACGCGTACACGGAGAACTTCATCCTGCCGCTCTCGCACGACGAGGTGGTGCACCTGAAGGGCTCGCTCCTCGGGAAGATGCCCGGCGACGACTGGCAGAAGGCCGCGAACCTGCGCCTGCTCCTCGCGTACCTCTACGCGCACGTGGGCAAGAAGCTCCTCTTCATGGGGGGCGAGTTCGGGCAGTGGGCGGAGTGGACGCACGACCACAGCCTCGACTGGCACCTGGCCGAGCATCCGCTCCACGCGGGGATCCAGCAGCTAGTCAAGGACCTGGGCCGGATCTACGCCAGCCACGATGCGCTCTGGGCCTGGGACGCCGAGCCCCGCGGCTTCCGCTGGATCGACTGTCACGACCGCGCGCAGTCCGTCTTCGCCTTCATGCGGCACGGCCCGACGAGCGAGCTGGTCTGCGTGTTCAATTTCACGCCCGTGGTGCGTCACGACTATCGCGTGGGGTTGCCGCGGGCTGGGGCTTACCGCGAGCTCTTGAATACCGACGGAGAAGGGTATGGCGGCGCCAACGTGGGGAACAGTGGATGGGTACAAAGCGAGGCCGTTCCCTGGCACGGGCTCCCCTGTTCCGCGGCCTTCACCTTGCCGCCGCTCGGGGCGCTCCTGCTCGAAGCGAGCTGA
- a CDS encoding UvrD-helicase domain-containing protein, whose amino-acid sequence MHSPPLDATKGFTAAANLGYRAAVDVSRELNPAQKEAVLHRGAPLLVLAGAGSGKTRVITYRIALLIQEGLSPHRLLAVTFTNKAAGEMRERVERLVGEPARRMWIGTFHAICARLLRQHGAPVGLTPSYVIYDEDDQRALMRQVFEELKVPERLFAPREILWRIDRAKNDGIGPDRFEARDYLDDMVAKAYAVYQRRLAAANAVDFGDILLKTLELLRADEELADHLAERFEHLLVDEFQDTNRVQYELVRRLSRRHDHLCVVGDDDQSIYGWRGAKIRNLLDFERDHPNAALVKLEQNYRSTQIILDAAAAIIARNTERKGKTLWTDRAAGPPILLCECDDERAEASFVVRRILELREREQLTFGDVALFYRTHAQSRVLEEALRSAHPPIPYVVVGGLRFYDRAEIKDLLAYLKVLANPADEVSLLRIINVPTRGIGESTIHRVAELARASGLSFWEMAKQAAADEGHGRGQLKAGPRHKLASFCELLAELTTQAEHLSPSQLAELVLERSGYAERLAIDGSTEARARAENLMELVTSLKDYEAEAETPTLVEFLERVSLASDVDGYTEGEGRLTLMTVHSAKGLEFPAVFLVGLEQGVFPHGRSLKDASQLEEERRLAYVAITRAREHLALSFAHQRWFLGQRQVNSPSQFLDDLPKELLRPVFSGASLSRPAVPQKGDHRPRPSSSEVWVDRSYDQSYEDDDSGSGPRFRVGMQVRHARFGVGEIRLVTGAPPHVNLTIYFPGTGPRTIRSQFVEPA is encoded by the coding sequence GTGCACTCGCCGCCTCTCGACGCGACAAAGGGCTTTACCGCCGCTGCGAACCTCGGGTATAGGGCCGCGGTGGACGTCTCGCGCGAGCTGAACCCCGCCCAGAAGGAGGCCGTGCTCCATCGCGGAGCGCCGCTCCTGGTCCTCGCGGGAGCGGGGAGCGGCAAGACCCGCGTCATCACCTACCGCATCGCGCTGCTGATCCAGGAGGGGCTGTCACCTCACCGGCTGCTCGCGGTGACCTTCACCAACAAGGCGGCGGGGGAGATGCGCGAACGGGTGGAGCGCCTGGTGGGCGAGCCCGCGCGACGGATGTGGATCGGCACCTTTCACGCCATCTGCGCGCGCCTCCTGCGACAGCACGGCGCGCCGGTGGGTCTCACGCCGAGCTACGTGATCTACGACGAGGACGACCAGCGCGCGCTCATGCGCCAGGTCTTCGAGGAGCTCAAGGTCCCCGAGAGGCTCTTCGCGCCGCGGGAGATCCTCTGGCGCATCGACCGCGCCAAGAACGACGGGATCGGTCCCGACCGCTTCGAGGCCCGGGACTACCTCGACGACATGGTGGCGAAGGCCTACGCGGTCTACCAGCGTCGCCTCGCCGCGGCCAACGCGGTGGACTTCGGAGACATCCTGCTCAAGACGCTCGAGCTCCTCCGCGCGGACGAGGAGCTCGCGGACCACCTGGCCGAGCGGTTCGAACACCTACTGGTGGACGAGTTCCAGGACACGAATCGCGTGCAGTACGAGCTCGTGCGGAGGCTCAGTCGCCGTCACGATCACCTGTGCGTGGTGGGGGACGACGACCAATCGATCTACGGCTGGAGGGGGGCGAAGATCCGCAACCTCCTCGATTTCGAGCGCGACCACCCGAACGCCGCGCTCGTCAAGCTGGAGCAGAACTACCGCTCGACGCAGATCATCCTGGACGCGGCGGCGGCGATCATCGCGCGGAACACCGAGCGCAAGGGCAAGACGCTCTGGACCGATCGCGCGGCGGGGCCTCCGATCCTCCTCTGCGAGTGCGACGACGAGCGGGCCGAAGCGTCGTTCGTGGTGCGGCGCATCCTCGAGCTCCGGGAGCGCGAGCAGCTCACCTTCGGCGACGTGGCGCTCTTCTACCGGACGCACGCCCAGTCCCGCGTGCTGGAGGAGGCGCTGCGCTCCGCGCACCCCCCGATCCCCTACGTGGTCGTCGGAGGCCTGCGCTTCTACGACCGCGCGGAGATCAAGGATCTCCTCGCCTACCTCAAGGTGCTGGCCAACCCGGCCGACGAGGTCTCGCTGCTCCGGATCATCAACGTGCCCACGCGCGGGATCGGCGAGAGCACGATCCACCGCGTGGCCGAGCTGGCGCGAGCGAGCGGCCTTTCGTTCTGGGAGATGGCCAAGCAAGCGGCCGCCGACGAGGGCCACGGCCGGGGGCAGCTCAAAGCCGGCCCGCGGCACAAGCTGGCCTCGTTTTGCGAGCTGCTCGCCGAGCTGACGACCCAGGCGGAGCACCTCAGCCCCTCGCAGCTGGCGGAGCTGGTGCTCGAACGCAGCGGCTACGCCGAGCGGCTCGCCATCGACGGCTCCACCGAGGCGCGCGCCCGCGCCGAGAACCTGATGGAGCTCGTCACGAGTCTGAAGGACTACGAGGCGGAGGCGGAGACGCCCACCCTCGTCGAGTTCCTCGAGCGCGTCTCCCTGGCCTCCGACGTGGACGGGTACACCGAAGGCGAGGGGCGGCTCACGCTGATGACGGTCCACAGCGCGAAGGGGCTCGAGTTCCCGGCCGTGTTCCTCGTCGGCCTCGAGCAGGGGGTCTTCCCGCACGGGCGGTCGCTCAAGGACGCGAGCCAGCTCGAGGAGGAGCGCCGCCTGGCCTACGTGGCCATCACGCGCGCGCGCGAGCACCTGGCGCTCTCCTTCGCCCACCAGCGCTGGTTTCTGGGGCAGCGTCAGGTCAACAGCCCGTCGCAGTTCCTCGACGACCTGCCGAAGGAGCTCCTGCGGCCGGTCTTCTCGGGCGCCTCGCTCTCGCGGCCCGCCGTTCCGCAGAAGGGGGATCATCGGCCCCGACCCTCGTCGAGCGAGGTCTGGGTCGACCGGAGCTACGACCAGAGCTACGAGGACGACGACTCGGGCTCCGGTCCGCGCTTTCGCGTCGGGATGCAGGTCCGCCACGCGCGCTTCGGCGTCGGGGAGATCCGCCTCGTCACGGGCGCTCCCCCTCACGTGAACCTGACGATCTACTTCCCCGGCACGGGCCCGCGCACGATCCGCAGCCAGTTCGTCGAGCCCGCCTGA
- a CDS encoding DUF2062 domain-containing protein yields MPRLRELVSRLWTEHTTPLRLGAAVGLGVLVGCSPFFGLQAVIAVGLAFVLRLNKVAALLGSQVSIPPLAPFIGLASVELGSWLVTGSFAPLAVADFRWGALRDTVSRFALFWLVGSVLVGAVLGTLAFAATAAIVRWRRSRGGE; encoded by the coding sequence ATGCCACGTCTGCGCGAGCTGGTCTCCCGGCTCTGGACCGAGCACACGACCCCGCTTCGCCTCGGCGCCGCCGTGGGCCTCGGCGTGCTCGTGGGGTGCTCGCCCTTCTTCGGCTTGCAGGCGGTCATCGCCGTGGGGTTGGCGTTCGTCCTGCGACTCAACAAGGTCGCCGCGCTCCTCGGGTCGCAGGTCTCGATCCCTCCCCTCGCGCCGTTCATCGGCTTGGCGAGCGTCGAGCTCGGCTCGTGGCTCGTCACCGGTTCCTTCGCTCCGCTGGCCGTGGCGGACTTCCGCTGGGGCGCGCTTCGCGACACGGTCTCGCGCTTCGCGCTCTTCTGGCTGGTGGGGAGCGTGCTCGTCGGAGCGGTGCTCGGGACCCTGGCCTTCGCCGCCACGGCGGCCATCGTGCGCTGGCGGCGGTCGCGGGGAGGGGAGTGA
- a CDS encoding trypsin-like peptidase domain-containing protein yields MRRGDARRWLTDEAAARTALATLLLATIALPGCRRKAAPAPVTAPPPATVKILHPGAPGSFVRLVGQARASILHLRSAVPVKSGPADWFPPESPDHATVAGEWTERQQRALGSAFLIDAEGHALTNAHLVGEQAELLAELPDRPELKVLKAKVLGRDAKTDLALLKLELPAGLRVAPLRLGNSDDLQVGEWLVAVGNPFGAGPVATAGVLSARERRDVPTGEQGYWGFLQLDARIHPGNSGGPVLNTVGEVVGLASAVRPGSEGVGLALPINVAKKIVPMLRREGRVVRAWVGIYIERVTTAHAERAGLKEPRGAFVSSVVPQGPGERAGLRPGDVVVAFDQQEIREANDLPAFAATAGVGRAVAIRVLRAGKTLDFTLQTERMPQ; encoded by the coding sequence ATGCGCCGAGGCGACGCCCGACGGTGGCTCACGGACGAGGCCGCGGCGCGCACCGCTCTCGCGACGCTGCTCCTCGCGACGATCGCGCTGCCGGGCTGCCGGCGAAAAGCGGCCCCCGCTCCGGTCACGGCCCCCCCGCCCGCCACGGTGAAGATCCTGCACCCCGGCGCCCCGGGCAGCTTCGTGCGCCTGGTGGGGCAGGCGCGCGCCTCGATCCTCCACCTTCGGAGCGCCGTCCCCGTGAAGAGCGGCCCGGCGGATTGGTTCCCGCCGGAGAGCCCGGACCACGCGACGGTGGCCGGCGAATGGACGGAGAGGCAGCAGCGCGCGCTCGGGAGCGCCTTCCTCATCGACGCGGAGGGGCACGCGCTCACCAACGCGCACCTCGTGGGGGAGCAGGCCGAGCTCTTGGCCGAGCTACCCGATCGCCCCGAGCTCAAGGTCCTCAAGGCGAAGGTGCTCGGCCGCGATGCCAAGACCGACCTCGCGCTGCTCAAGCTCGAGCTCCCCGCGGGCTTGCGCGTGGCTCCGCTGCGGCTCGGCAACTCCGACGACCTCCAGGTGGGAGAGTGGCTGGTGGCGGTCGGCAACCCGTTCGGCGCCGGCCCCGTCGCCACCGCGGGCGTGCTGTCGGCGCGAGAGCGCAGGGACGTGCCGACGGGCGAACAAGGGTACTGGGGCTTCCTCCAGCTCGACGCACGCATCCACCCGGGGAACTCCGGGGGACCCGTGCTCAACACCGTCGGCGAAGTGGTGGGATTGGCCTCGGCCGTGCGCCCCGGCTCAGAGGGGGTGGGGCTCGCTCTGCCGATCAACGTCGCGAAGAAGATCGTGCCCATGCTGCGTCGCGAGGGACGCGTGGTGCGCGCGTGGGTCGGGATCTACATCGAGCGCGTCACCACGGCGCACGCCGAGCGCGCCGGCCTAAAGGAACCGCGCGGCGCGTTCGTGAGCTCGGTCGTCCCGCAGGGCCCGGGCGAGCGCGCGGGACTCAGGCCCGGCGACGTGGTCGTGGCCTTCGACCAGCAGGAGATCCGGGAGGCGAACGACCTGCCGGCCTTCGCCGCCACCGCCGGCGTGGGGCGCGCCGTCGCGATCCGCGTCCTCCGCGCGGGGAAAACCCTCGACTTCACCCTGCAGACCGAGCGCATGCCGCAGTAG